A DNA window from Vibrio sp. CDRSL-10 TSBA contains the following coding sequences:
- a CDS encoding dihydrodipicolinate synthase family protein, which yields MRFWLPLHLIRCQPSRKLAAHALAVDKAANLPVMLYNYPDRMGVNMEKEFFDIVLSESANFISIKESSGDINRLHMLVNDYPQLQVSCGMDDQALEFFAWGCQSWVCAGSNFLPQEHLALHQACVIDNDFVKGRAVMAAMMPLMSVLEQGGKFIQSVKHGVEIDGRFAGEVRKPLYGLTDQEKSQMTDVVSTLKSVIAAL from the coding sequence ATGCGATTTTGGTTGCCACTCCACCTTATTCGCTGCCAACCCAGCAGGAAACTGGCGGCACACGCTCTTGCGGTCGATAAAGCGGCTAACCTGCCTGTCATGTTGTACAACTATCCTGATCGTATGGGCGTGAACATGGAAAAAGAGTTTTTTGACATCGTCTTGTCCGAGTCTGCGAATTTTATTTCTATCAAAGAGAGCTCCGGCGACATTAACCGTTTACATATGCTGGTCAACGACTATCCGCAATTGCAGGTGTCGTGCGGCATGGATGATCAGGCATTAGAGTTCTTCGCCTGGGGATGCCAGAGCTGGGTATGTGCCGGTTCCAACTTCTTACCACAAGAGCATTTAGCGCTGCATCAGGCTTGTGTGATCGACAACGACTTTGTCAAAGGCCGTGCGGTTATGGCAGCAATGATGCCGCTGATGAGTGTGCTCGAACAGGGCGGAAAGTTCATTCAGAGTGTTAAACACGGCGTTGAAATCGATGGTCGTTTTGCCGGTGAAGTTCGCAAGCCATTGTATGGTCTGACGGATCAGGAAAAAAGCCAGATGACGGATGTGGTCAGCACACTCAAGAGTGTTATTGCCGCACTGTAA
- a CDS encoding dihydrodipicolinate synthase family protein translates to MKFNGIYTPVITPFNQDGSINVEAYIEHVSYLVKSGVQGIVIGGTTGEYYVETLEERIQLLQLAKEQVADQVHVVFGTGSVNPEDSIKLAQAAAQYKADAILVATPPYSLPTQQETGGTRSCGR, encoded by the coding sequence ATGAAATTTAACGGAATATATACCCCGGTTATTACCCCATTCAACCAAGACGGCAGCATCAACGTTGAGGCCTACATTGAACACGTATCTTACCTGGTAAAATCAGGTGTGCAGGGTATTGTGATCGGTGGCACGACGGGTGAGTACTATGTCGAGACACTGGAAGAGCGCATTCAGCTCCTGCAACTGGCGAAGGAACAGGTTGCTGACCAGGTGCATGTTGTGTTCGGGACTGGTTCGGTCAACCCGGAAGATTCGATTAAGCTGGCACAAGCCGCGGCGCAATATAAAGCTGATGCGATTTTGGTTGCCACTCCACCTTATTCGCTGCCAACCCAGCAGGAAACTGGCGGCACACGCTCTTGCGGTCGATAA
- a CDS encoding SMP-30/gluconolactonase/LRE family protein — protein MKGKYLLGLLISSVTMSNAISAEEFSNMPIDVQARASNWKPSLRYPDPAIEVLDESFLKYRLFNASLEQIATGFRWAEGPAYNKKGNYLVFSDLPNNRLVKWDEKTGEVTALKAQSNNSNGNVFDLQGRLITAEHLGRRVIRTEEDGFCDCFSG, from the coding sequence ATGAAAGGAAAATATCTGCTAGGATTGTTAATTTCATCTGTCACTATGAGCAACGCGATATCCGCTGAAGAGTTTTCTAATATGCCGATTGATGTTCAGGCACGCGCATCGAATTGGAAACCTTCATTACGATATCCCGACCCTGCGATTGAAGTTCTGGATGAATCATTCCTAAAGTACAGACTTTTCAATGCGAGTCTGGAACAAATCGCGACGGGTTTCCGATGGGCTGAAGGTCCCGCGTACAACAAAAAGGGCAATTACCTGGTGTTTAGTGATCTTCCCAATAACAGGCTGGTAAAATGGGACGAGAAAACCGGTGAGGTAACCGCTTTAAAAGCTCAATCAAATAATTCCAATGGTAATGTGTTCGATTTACAAGGAAGATTGATCACCGCCGAACACTTGGGCCGGAGAGTCATTCGTACAGAAGAAGACGGTTTCTGTGACTGTTTTAGCGGATAA
- a CDS encoding SMP-30/gluconolactonase/LRE family protein, translating to MTVLADNYQGKKLNSPNDLAIETDGSIWFTDPPFGIGGYYEGEKATPDLDFQGVYRIDAKSGELKLVLKDLKSPNGLAFSSDGKHLFIVEGRAKPNRLIWKYDVSKDGSLTNKTKYFEALNNGALDGIKVDEDGNIWAGWGSTGAPDVDPAPLDGIIVINPGGKIIGHIHAPERCANLAFGGKHNNRIFMTCSHSIYSLYVNTRGAY from the coding sequence GTGACTGTTTTAGCGGATAACTATCAAGGCAAGAAACTCAACTCACCAAATGACTTAGCGATTGAAACTGATGGTTCAATCTGGTTTACCGATCCGCCATTTGGTATTGGTGGTTACTATGAGGGAGAAAAGGCCACGCCGGATTTGGACTTCCAGGGCGTTTACCGAATTGATGCAAAATCAGGGGAACTCAAACTGGTTTTAAAAGACCTCAAAAGCCCAAATGGCTTAGCGTTTTCATCTGATGGAAAACATCTGTTTATTGTTGAAGGTCGCGCAAAGCCAAATCGATTGATTTGGAAATATGACGTCAGTAAAGATGGGTCACTCACTAATAAAACCAAGTATTTCGAAGCTCTGAATAATGGCGCACTTGACGGTATAAAAGTTGACGAAGACGGTAATATTTGGGCTGGTTGGGGAAGTACCGGAGCACCGGATGTAGACCCTGCCCCGCTGGATGGAATTATCGTCATTAATCCAGGCGGTAAAATTATCGGACATATTCACGCTCCTGAACGATGTGCAAATCTTGCTTTTGGCGGAAAACACAACAACAGAATATTTATGACATGCAGTCACTCTATTTATTCTCTGTATGTTAATACACGTGGTGCCTACTAA
- a CDS encoding glycoside hydrolase family 1 protein: MNTLKGFPDNFLWGGATAANQIEGGSDQDGKGLSVSDVYIFDDKAPKETWSNQWFMMTHDQVKEAMDPNSTKYYPKRHGVDFYNRYEEDIALFAEMGFKCFRMSLAWTRIFPNGDEAEPNQAGLEFYDRVFECLEKHNIIPIVSLSHYEMPLNLAVNHEGWTNREVIDLYLKFATTVFERYKDKVKHWMMFNEINCVKHHPYVSVGIIEEGHPNIEQAKYQGAHHQFVASALAAKACRETISGVQIGCMISYQMLYPNTCRPEDVQACEEQQRVSLFFSDVLARGAYPPYAERMLKDKGVTLKKHVGDDEILAAYTVDFISFSYYMSSTVSANPEQLEGAQGNLITGGIKNPYLPSSEWGWQIDPKGLRLALNQLHDRYQKPIFIAENGLGTSDKVSEDGSIQDDYRIDYLRQHIEQMREAINDGVNLFGYTWWGPLDIVSASTNQVSKRYGFIYIDQDDNGNGTRDRKRKKSFFWYKKVIASNGSDLS; the protein is encoded by the coding sequence ATGAACACATTAAAAGGTTTCCCAGATAATTTTCTATGGGGCGGAGCGACCGCTGCAAACCAGATTGAAGGCGGATCAGATCAGGACGGTAAAGGTTTATCTGTTTCTGACGTCTACATTTTTGACGACAAAGCACCAAAAGAAACTTGGTCTAACCAATGGTTTATGATGACCCATGATCAAGTAAAAGAGGCGATGGACCCTAATTCAACAAAGTACTATCCAAAGCGTCATGGTGTTGACTTTTATAACCGTTATGAAGAAGACATTGCTCTCTTTGCCGAAATGGGTTTTAAGTGCTTCCGTATGTCTCTTGCTTGGACTCGTATTTTTCCGAATGGAGATGAAGCAGAGCCAAACCAAGCTGGGTTGGAGTTTTATGACCGTGTTTTTGAATGTTTAGAAAAACACAATATCATTCCTATCGTTTCACTTTCTCATTATGAAATGCCGCTAAATTTGGCCGTAAACCACGAAGGCTGGACTAATCGCGAAGTAATTGATCTTTATCTAAAGTTTGCAACCACAGTATTCGAGCGATACAAAGATAAAGTTAAGCACTGGATGATGTTTAATGAGATAAACTGTGTCAAACATCACCCTTATGTGAGCGTGGGAATAATTGAAGAAGGTCATCCAAATATTGAACAAGCGAAATACCAAGGTGCCCACCATCAGTTTGTAGCAAGTGCATTAGCGGCTAAAGCGTGTCGAGAAACTATTTCTGGGGTTCAGATTGGCTGCATGATTAGTTATCAAATGTTGTATCCAAACACTTGTCGCCCGGAAGACGTGCAGGCTTGTGAAGAGCAACAACGAGTATCGTTGTTCTTCTCTGATGTATTAGCCCGTGGTGCATACCCTCCATACGCAGAACGCATGCTGAAAGACAAAGGCGTGACACTTAAAAAACATGTTGGTGACGATGAAATTCTTGCTGCATATACTGTCGATTTCATTTCATTTAGCTATTACATGTCGAGTACGGTCAGTGCTAATCCAGAGCAGCTAGAAGGTGCTCAAGGTAACCTCATCACGGGTGGTATTAAAAACCCTTATTTACCAAGTAGTGAATGGGGATGGCAAATCGATCCGAAAGGCTTACGTTTGGCTCTAAATCAACTCCATGACCGTTACCAAAAGCCTATTTTTATCGCAGAAAATGGCTTAGGTACGTCAGATAAAGTGTCAGAAGACGGCTCAATTCAGGACGACTATCGTATTGATTATCTTCGTCAGCACATTGAGCAAATGCGCGAAGCGATTAACGATGGTGTTAACCTGTTTGGTTATACATGGTGGGGACCGTTGGACATCGTTAGCGCGAGTACAAACCAAGTGTCAAAACGTTATGGCTTTATCTATATCGATCAGGATGATAATGGTAACGGTACTCGTGACAGAAAACGCAAGAAAAGCTTCTTCTGGTACAAAAAAGTTATCGCATCTAACGGTAGCGATTTAAGTTAA
- a CDS encoding beta-glucoside-specific PTS transporter subunit IIABC: protein MVTITSPFLFHCITRLRFNLKDLSKANKDAIADLDGVFGTNLSGDQFQVILGDRVSKVCDEIYTTIPRLRKSSQEGSAENETAEKSGKLAFLMETISGIFSPIIPAIAGAGILKGILALLLTFDILPKDSQNYQILNAISDGVFYLLPIVLAHSCSVRFKCNSYVAMAVAAALFHPSLSGLFAASKQSGIDISFFGLPITPASYASSVIPIILAIWLMSYVEKFIDKFMPGSLKTMFVPLLTLIIVTPITLSVLGPIGLFLGGNLTGGVLWLLENMGWLAGLILGGTMSVLIITGMHYTLVPVMVNNVSTMGFDPIKPLFFVANLGQAGAAFGVFLKTKDKKMKSLALSVSLTAAMGITEPAMYGVNIRLKRPFFAALIGGALGGSFAVTAGVKAYAFTMSGLPGLPALAGPTFFYAIGSMLISFVAAAAITYVVGFEDKPSSTEKEASVNKTPASVVTQAKEAVKALAQETIFPPVKGEFVKLENVSDPVFATETFGKGLAIKPYEGLVTSPVNGVVTSIFPTKHAIAITSDNGAEILIHIGIDTVKLNGRYFSSNIEDGDTITVGQPLVEFELESLEREGVDTSVIMVVTNTSDYQEFTLNESIREDEHVIKLAAQPSFA from the coding sequence GTGGTGACGATAACATCACCGTTTCTTTTTCACTGCATTACTCGATTAAGATTCAATTTAAAGGACTTGTCGAAGGCAAATAAAGACGCTATCGCTGATCTCGATGGTGTATTTGGTACCAATCTTTCAGGCGATCAATTTCAAGTTATTCTTGGTGATAGAGTCAGCAAAGTTTGTGATGAAATATACACAACAATTCCACGCTTACGTAAATCATCACAAGAAGGCTCTGCTGAAAACGAAACTGCGGAGAAATCTGGGAAACTAGCTTTCCTGATGGAAACAATCAGTGGTATTTTCTCGCCGATTATCCCTGCGATTGCCGGTGCTGGTATCCTTAAAGGTATACTGGCGTTATTGCTAACATTCGATATTCTTCCAAAAGACAGTCAAAACTACCAGATACTGAATGCTATCAGTGATGGTGTTTTTTATCTGCTACCAATTGTGTTGGCTCACAGTTGCTCAGTACGTTTTAAATGTAATTCTTATGTAGCAATGGCAGTTGCTGCCGCTTTATTTCATCCAAGCCTATCTGGACTCTTTGCGGCAAGTAAACAAAGCGGTATAGACATTAGCTTCTTTGGTCTGCCTATCACGCCAGCATCTTACGCATCTTCGGTTATCCCAATTATTTTAGCGATTTGGCTCATGTCTTATGTTGAAAAGTTCATAGACAAGTTTATGCCAGGTTCGTTGAAAACCATGTTTGTCCCGTTATTGACACTTATTATTGTTACGCCAATTACATTAAGCGTATTAGGGCCAATTGGTTTGTTTTTAGGTGGGAACCTTACTGGAGGGGTATTGTGGTTATTGGAAAACATGGGATGGCTTGCTGGGTTGATCTTGGGCGGTACGATGTCAGTACTAATCATTACCGGCATGCATTACACCCTTGTGCCTGTAATGGTAAATAACGTCAGTACAATGGGATTTGATCCAATTAAGCCATTATTCTTTGTCGCTAACCTTGGTCAAGCGGGTGCTGCATTCGGCGTCTTTTTAAAAACAAAAGATAAAAAAATGAAATCGCTTGCTCTTTCAGTGAGTCTTACAGCAGCAATGGGTATTACTGAACCTGCAATGTATGGTGTCAATATCCGTTTGAAAAGACCGTTCTTTGCTGCACTAATTGGTGGAGCTCTAGGTGGGTCTTTCGCAGTCACAGCTGGTGTAAAAGCATACGCCTTCACAATGAGTGGTTTACCAGGGCTACCGGCATTAGCTGGTCCTACATTCTTCTATGCCATCGGTAGTATGTTGATTAGTTTTGTCGCTGCAGCTGCGATTACTTATGTGGTTGGTTTTGAGGATAAACCTAGTTCCACGGAGAAAGAAGCATCGGTGAACAAAACTCCGGCTTCTGTTGTAACGCAAGCAAAAGAAGCAGTAAAAGCTCTTGCTCAAGAAACTATCTTCCCTCCAGTTAAAGGTGAGTTTGTCAAGTTAGAGAATGTTAGCGACCCGGTCTTTGCGACGGAAACTTTTGGTAAAGGACTGGCCATTAAACCATATGAAGGACTTGTAACTTCTCCTGTTAATGGTGTGGTGACTTCGATATTCCCAACGAAACATGCAATTGCAATTACTAGTGACAATGGGGCAGAAATTCTAATCCATATTGGCATTGATACGGTGAAACTCAACGGAAGGTACTTTTCTTCCAATATTGAGGATGGAGACACTATTACCGTCGGTCAGCCACTAGTCGAATTTGAACTGGAGTCACTTGAACGAGAAGGGGTTGATACCAGCGTCATCATGGTCGTAACCAATACGTCCGACTATCAAGAGTTCACTCTTAACGAGAGCATCCGAGAAGATGAACACGTCATTAAACTGGCCGCTCAACCAAGTTTTGCTTAA
- a CDS encoding PRD domain-containing protein, protein MRSFYDQEFKFAEGIIQKILLNWGVLLERSEACSIALHIINADNSNLNDFKSLTKIVYQILNIVKYVFNVELDENSPNYHRFVTHLKFFAQRIGKKEVITNHDSLLSDLLIKELTKTHQCVDTISEFVRKTYDHPMSDSEKLYLVIHIDRVLNDVR, encoded by the coding sequence ATCCGCAGTTTTTACGATCAAGAATTTAAATTTGCCGAAGGCATTATTCAAAAGATACTTTTAAATTGGGGTGTTCTGTTAGAAAGATCTGAGGCCTGTAGTATTGCCTTGCATATTATTAATGCGGATAACAGTAATCTAAACGATTTTAAGTCTCTAACAAAAATTGTTTATCAAATACTCAATATTGTTAAGTATGTTTTTAATGTAGAACTTGATGAAAATTCACCGAATTATCATCGATTCGTTACACATCTTAAATTTTTTGCCCAGCGCATTGGTAAAAAGGAGGTTATTACCAATCACGATTCTTTACTGTCGGACCTGTTGATAAAAGAGTTAACTAAAACTCATCAGTGTGTTGATACGATTTCCGAATTTGTCAGGAAAACCTATGATCATCCTATGAGTGACTCTGAAAAACTGTATTTAGTGATTCATATTGATAGAGTCCTTAACGACGTTAGATAG
- a CDS encoding CAT RNA binding domain-containing protein: MFTIIQVLNNNVVSAADEKGQELILTGKGLGFKALPGGEIDPSIAEKVFRLNQGDATSERLKVLMESLPLEVVEITEFICNEAEKSLNKKFGNGLFVSLSDHLDFAIKRSKDGLSIPKPF; the protein is encoded by the coding sequence ATGTTTACAATAATACAAGTGCTAAACAATAACGTGGTCAGCGCCGCCGATGAGAAAGGACAGGAGTTGATACTGACGGGGAAAGGGCTTGGCTTTAAGGCTCTACCTGGAGGGGAAATTGATCCTAGTATTGCTGAGAAGGTATTCAGATTAAATCAAGGCGATGCCACATCCGAACGGCTCAAAGTATTGATGGAGAGTTTGCCTCTTGAGGTTGTTGAAATTACAGAATTTATCTGTAATGAAGCAGAAAAATCATTGAATAAAAAGTTTGGTAACGGCTTGTTCGTGTCGTTGTCCGATCACTTGGATTTTGCCATTAAACGCTCTAAAGACGGTCTAAGCATACCGAAACCCTTTTGA
- a CDS encoding AEC family transporter has translation MFLGLHIPHFISSSLDLLGGSAAPCALVTIGLFLGGREVSSASSFLTKRTMLFVFTKLIVHPTLVFILVSSLFPLSEPALLCVLLLSALPTGTGPFMVAEYYGRECSLTSDVILLSTLFSPITLALLVYTFQLQ, from the coding sequence CTGTTTCTGGGCTTACATATACCTCATTTTATTAGTTCATCGTTAGATCTCCTTGGCGGCTCAGCAGCACCTTGTGCATTAGTCACGATTGGGTTGTTTCTTGGAGGCAGAGAGGTTAGTAGTGCCAGTTCATTTTTGACAAAGAGAACGATGCTGTTTGTATTCACAAAGTTGATTGTTCACCCAACCTTAGTTTTCATTTTGGTCAGCTCTCTATTTCCATTATCTGAGCCTGCGTTACTTTGTGTCTTGTTGCTATCAGCGCTTCCAACAGGGACAGGGCCGTTTATGGTAGCAGAATACTATGGACGTGAATGTTCTTTAACGTCTGATGTGATTTTGCTTTCCACTCTATTTTCTCCTATAACACTTGCTTTGTTAGTGTATACCTTTCAACTGCAATAG
- a CDS encoding AEC family transporter, translating to MVSTFLIIFPIFALIFCGWLLRYKGWVGDQATTELNKYVVFLALPALLFDIVATSEWHQLWRPEFIAAFLLATFVLFTLTLLFQMKRGRALADASIDALNSSYANTGFMGFPLLLAIVGDESQTYALSATIITVCVLFAISIILVECGSNRGRQQKDIAMTVLKKVSSNPIIVAPVVASFIPVSGLTYTSFY from the coding sequence GTGGTATCTACATTTCTTATTATTTTTCCTATTTTTGCTCTAATCTTCTGTGGTTGGCTACTTAGATACAAGGGTTGGGTGGGCGATCAAGCGACAACTGAGTTAAACAAGTATGTGGTTTTTCTTGCTCTGCCAGCTCTGTTATTCGATATTGTTGCCACTTCTGAATGGCACCAACTATGGCGCCCCGAATTTATCGCTGCTTTTCTATTGGCGACTTTTGTACTGTTTACGTTAACTCTGCTATTTCAGATGAAAAGAGGAAGAGCGCTAGCGGATGCTTCAATCGATGCTCTTAATAGTAGTTATGCAAATACTGGATTTATGGGGTTTCCATTATTACTTGCTATTGTGGGGGACGAGTCTCAAACTTATGCACTAAGTGCGACAATCATTACGGTATGTGTACTTTTTGCCATCAGTATTATCCTGGTCGAGTGCGGTAGTAATCGTGGTCGACAACAGAAAGATATTGCAATGACAGTTCTTAAAAAAGTATCTAGTAATCCTATTATTGTTGCTCCTGTAGTCGCTTCCTTTATTCCTGTTTCTGGGCTTACATATACCTCATTTTATTAG
- a CDS encoding LysR family transcriptional regulator, producing MNVDIKQLKYFIAVAEIGNIGRAAKMLHLTQPPLSRQISLLENELEATLFVRHPKGVTLTPAGERFYMDSKRILAAMSDAYQNVQDIVKGKAGQLSIGFMMHAAYNIIPQLTKKYLALYPDVSLHLEEVIPTELVKLIQSGKFDAAVMLKTPYDVGLNSLKLKEEKLCLALPTSHALAKMDTVSGSVSSQRIIYCNSVECRTRAAECHKSLCKSVRF from the coding sequence ATGAATGTTGATATTAAACAACTTAAATATTTTATCGCTGTTGCTGAGATTGGGAACATAGGTCGGGCTGCAAAAATGCTTCATTTAACCCAACCTCCCCTGAGCAGACAAATTAGCCTTCTTGAGAATGAGTTAGAAGCCACCCTTTTTGTTAGGCATCCAAAAGGAGTCACGTTAACTCCTGCCGGAGAACGCTTCTACATGGACTCAAAACGAATTCTGGCCGCTATGTCTGATGCCTATCAAAACGTGCAAGACATAGTCAAAGGCAAAGCTGGACAACTATCGATTGGTTTCATGATGCACGCGGCATACAACATCATTCCACAGCTTACAAAAAAGTATTTAGCTCTCTACCCAGATGTGTCTTTACATCTAGAAGAAGTGATACCAACAGAACTCGTCAAGCTTATTCAGTCAGGAAAATTTGACGCTGCCGTAATGCTAAAAACACCATATGATGTAGGCCTCAACTCGTTAAAACTTAAAGAAGAGAAGCTATGCCTTGCGTTACCTACATCTCATGCACTGGCAAAAATGGATACGGTATCAGGTTCGGTTTCTAGCCAACGAATCATTTATTGCAACTCCGTGGAGTGTCGCACCAGAGCTGCGGAATGCCATAAAAGTTTATGCAAATCAGTTCGGTTTTGA
- a CDS encoding LysR substrate-binding domain-containing protein, with protein MRNAIKVYANQFGFEPKVILETQLQQTIINMVAEELGVALVPEPLKKVQTPNVTFRDIANAPTVEYVIVWRKDSLNPALEKLIDCLKNLQI; from the coding sequence CTGCGGAATGCCATAAAAGTTTATGCAAATCAGTTCGGTTTTGAGCCAAAAGTAATTTTAGAAACACAACTTCAGCAAACAATCATCAATATGGTTGCTGAAGAGTTGGGAGTAGCATTAGTACCAGAACCTTTAAAGAAAGTTCAAACCCCTAATGTCACTTTTCGAGATATTGCTAATGCACCGACTGTTGAATATGTCATTGTCTGGAGAAAAGATAGTCTTAACCCCGCGTTAGAAAAGTTGATTGATTGTTTAAAAAATCTACAAATATAA
- a CDS encoding LysR substrate-binding domain-containing protein → MLSPKKLHFGKAAERLHIAQPALSIQIKTLEEKLGGRLFERTSRDVRLTSAGTHFLHESYLAVRQLEKAELVARSVLNGTMGRLNIGYSGSVAYSGLLGQYIQPFRKHMPDIDIHLTEVNPISQLESLKNEKLDLGFCTTFGLEVSEELCAEKLVSWPPCIVVPSTHRLATRTEVLMSDLVHESFVVYSNSDRDDGKALRALHNFEPNIVQRTSNLMSVLAIVSSGLGISVVPEVMRTTLNHAGIVYIPLKEIGDIVIDISMIYKRNAMSTSLHSLLEYIKNH, encoded by the coding sequence TTGCTGTCGCCGAAGAAACTGCACTTTGGAAAAGCAGCAGAACGTTTACACATCGCCCAGCCAGCACTTAGCATTCAGATAAAAACGTTGGAAGAAAAGCTCGGAGGACGTTTGTTTGAGAGGACTAGTCGTGACGTGCGATTGACTTCGGCGGGAACTCATTTCTTACATGAATCCTACCTTGCAGTCAGGCAACTCGAAAAGGCTGAGTTGGTCGCCCGTTCTGTATTGAATGGAACGATGGGACGATTGAATATTGGTTATTCGGGGAGCGTTGCTTATTCGGGATTACTCGGTCAATACATTCAACCTTTCAGGAAGCACATGCCGGATATTGATATCCACTTAACCGAAGTGAACCCTATCTCGCAATTGGAATCCCTGAAGAACGAGAAGCTTGATCTTGGATTTTGCACCACGTTTGGGTTGGAGGTTTCTGAAGAACTGTGTGCTGAAAAGCTGGTGAGTTGGCCGCCATGTATTGTTGTTCCTTCTACGCACCGATTAGCAACAAGAACCGAAGTACTGATGTCTGATCTTGTTCATGAAAGCTTTGTTGTGTACTCAAATTCAGATAGGGATGATGGCAAAGCACTCAGGGCTCTTCACAATTTTGAGCCGAATATTGTCCAGAGAACATCCAATTTAATGTCTGTGTTGGCTATCGTTTCTAGCGGGTTAGGTATTTCCGTTGTTCCTGAAGTGATGCGAACTACGCTTAATCATGCGGGAATCGTTTATATCCCATTAAAAGAAATCGGGGACATTGTTATTGATATATCTATGATATACAAAAGGAATGCAATGAGTACGTCTTTACATTCGTTGCTTGAATACATAAAAAACCACTAA
- a CDS encoding multidrug effflux MFS transporter codes for MPSNSNTMNLPIEKRGFLTLVLAALAIFAPFATDMYLSGFTSIAADLNTDISNVQFSLSTFFIGMALGQLLYGPLADKYGRRIPLVIGIVIFIVSSLAIALAPNIQMFNGFRFIQAIGGCSGMVISRAIIQDVYDQKESAQALSLIMVIQGVGPIVAPILGAYILVSSSWNVIFYFLTVFGLLCLALTYKYVPESLPKEQRQSQNMASIYRGFKALLSDKSFLLPSLSGGLAVSVMFCFITGSPNILMNIYGLSQQHYSWAFSGTALLMVVMSQLNRMLLARFSPQVIFNISVFISLLAAVMLFFLRDTANIFVFMAPLALCIGLVPVVSANAMALAMSSRTKDAGSASSLIGVLQFGFAGGISALVSTMDNGTSLPMTGMILMCSACAFVLNRLR; via the coding sequence ATGCCATCAAACTCAAATACTATGAATCTACCCATCGAAAAACGTGGATTCCTTACCTTGGTACTTGCAGCGCTTGCTATATTCGCTCCGTTTGCCACCGATATGTACTTATCTGGTTTTACTTCTATTGCTGCAGATTTGAATACGGATATCTCCAATGTCCAATTTAGCCTTTCGACTTTTTTTATTGGTATGGCATTAGGGCAACTCCTTTATGGTCCTCTCGCGGATAAGTACGGGCGACGCATACCATTAGTCATAGGAATAGTAATATTTATTGTTTCATCTCTTGCTATAGCTTTAGCGCCAAACATTCAGATGTTTAATGGGTTTCGCTTTATACAAGCGATAGGAGGATGCTCTGGAATGGTGATAAGCCGTGCGATTATTCAAGACGTCTATGATCAGAAAGAATCTGCGCAAGCGTTATCACTAATAATGGTAATTCAGGGAGTTGGGCCTATCGTAGCACCTATTCTAGGCGCCTATATATTGGTTAGCAGCAGTTGGAATGTCATTTTCTATTTTCTGACCGTGTTTGGATTGCTTTGTCTGGCTCTTACCTATAAATACGTGCCTGAATCATTACCAAAAGAACAACGACAGTCGCAAAATATGGCGAGCATCTATAGAGGGTTTAAAGCGTTATTAAGCGACAAATCATTCTTGTTGCCTTCATTATCGGGCGGGTTAGCTGTTTCCGTTATGTTTTGCTTCATAACTGGCTCACCAAATATCTTGATGAACATTTATGGTTTATCTCAGCAGCATTATAGTTGGGCGTTCAGCGGCACGGCATTACTCATGGTGGTTATGAGTCAGTTAAATCGCATGCTACTGGCAAGGTTTTCGCCTCAAGTTATTTTTAATATCTCGGTATTCATCAGCTTACTCGCTGCCGTTATGCTGTTTTTCCTTCGAGATACTGCAAATATTTTTGTGTTTATGGCTCCGTTAGCGCTATGTATTGGACTCGTCCCTGTCGTCAGCGCAAACGCCATGGCACTGGCGATGTCTTCTCGCACAAAGGATGCTGGTAGCGCATCATCGCTTATCGGGGTGCTTCAATTCGGATTCGCCGGAGGTATCAGTGCACTGGTTAGCACCATGGATAACGGTACCTCCCTACCAATGACAGGAATGATTCTAATGTGTTCTGCTTGTGCATTCGTTTTAAATCGTCTGCGCTAA